In the genome of Anaerolineae bacterium, one region contains:
- a CDS encoding leucine/isoleucine/valine transporter permease subunit, whose translation MGLRTGIRTGLIAAIVTIFLILIGVHMLMGRLLQSWFYVPAHWPGVWLMVVLLGLWAGSRAVSQMKARSWGNALLAGASAGFVQGALVGAALYLLASITQAGVDLRAWLTQMSKESIGALTLGFAPLPAAGFIGGVLLVSAMAGAAWREWRLRVHAARLARGERIVSLRERLLGIPAVAQVSSNPLSRRVLMGVFMVLLLIAPFFLSQYWNYNLGTVGIYVILGLGLNIVVGMAGLLDLGYVAFFAVGAYTMALLTAPQPHHIQMSFWLALPIGVLLAAIAGILLGIPVLRMRGDYLAIVTLGFGEIIRILSKSDVLTGFTGGPRGVRNVGHPVLFGKDVGNEFYFFYFILIGVILAIIITRRLEHSRVGRAWRAMREDEKVAQAMGIYTLKYKLMAFAMGAALAGFSGAIFASRNSFTGPEDFVLLVSINVLALVIVGGMGSIPGVILGAFVLKGLPEILRELEDYRVLVFGALLVVMMIVRPQGLWPASRPQLERPRPGEEALEEAPAELVEGEVGS comes from the coding sequence ATGGGTTTGCGCACTGGGATTCGGACGGGATTGATCGCCGCCATCGTGACGATTTTCCTAATACTGATCGGCGTGCATATGTTGATGGGCCGGCTCCTGCAGAGCTGGTTCTACGTGCCGGCGCACTGGCCGGGCGTCTGGCTGATGGTCGTCCTGCTGGGGCTGTGGGCCGGCTCCCGCGCGGTGAGCCAAATGAAGGCGCGCTCCTGGGGGAACGCTCTGCTGGCCGGCGCCAGCGCCGGCTTCGTCCAGGGCGCCCTGGTGGGAGCGGCCCTGTACCTCCTCGCCTCGATAACACAGGCCGGCGTGGACCTGCGCGCCTGGCTCACCCAGATGAGCAAGGAGTCCATTGGCGCGCTGACGCTGGGCTTTGCCCCACTGCCGGCGGCGGGGTTCATCGGCGGGGTACTGCTGGTCAGCGCCATGGCCGGCGCGGCCTGGCGGGAATGGCGCCTGCGCGTGCATGCGGCGCGGCTGGCGCGCGGCGAACGTATCGTCAGCCTGCGCGAGCGCCTGCTGGGGATCCCGGCCGTTGCCCAGGTCAGCAGTAACCCCTTGAGCCGGCGCGTGCTCATGGGCGTCTTCATGGTCCTGCTGTTGATCGCCCCCTTCTTCCTGAGCCAGTACTGGAATTACAACCTGGGCACGGTGGGCATTTACGTCATCCTGGGCCTGGGCCTGAACATCGTGGTGGGCATGGCCGGCCTGCTGGACCTGGGCTATGTGGCCTTCTTCGCTGTGGGCGCCTATACCATGGCACTGCTGACCGCACCCCAGCCGCACCACATTCAGATGAGCTTTTGGCTGGCGCTTCCCATCGGCGTCCTGCTGGCGGCCATCGCCGGCATCCTGCTGGGCATCCCCGTGCTCCGCATGCGCGGCGACTACCTGGCCATTGTGACGTTGGGCTTCGGCGAGATCATCCGCATCCTCTCCAAGAGCGATGTCCTGACGGGATTCACCGGCGGGCCGCGCGGCGTGCGCAATGTGGGGCACCCGGTGCTGTTCGGCAAAGACGTCGGCAACGAGTTTTACTTCTTTTACTTCATCCTGATCGGCGTCATCCTGGCTATCATCATCACCCGCCGGCTGGAGCACTCGCGCGTGGGGCGCGCCTGGCGTGCCATGCGCGAGGACGAGAAGGTCGCCCAGGCCATGGGCATCTATACCCTGAAGTACAAGCTGATGGCCTTCGCCATGGGCGCGGCTCTGGCCGGCTTCAGCGGCGCCATCTTCGCCTCCCGCAACTCCTTCACCGGCCCGGAGGACTTCGTCCTGCTGGTCTCCATCAACGTGCTGGCCCTGGTCATCGTGGGCGGCATGGGCAGTATCCCGGGCGTGATCCTGGGTGCGTTCGTGCTGAAGGGCCTGCCGGAGATCCTGCGCGAACTGGAAGACTACCGCGTGTTGGTCTTCGGCGCCCTGCTGGTGGTGATGATGATCGTGCGTCCGCAGGGCCTGTGGCCGGCCTCCCGGCCGCAGTTGGAGCGCCCGCGGCCCGGGGAAGAGGCGCTCGAAGAGGCGCCGGCGGAACTCGTCGAGGGTGAGGTGGGCTCGTGA
- a CDS encoding ABC transporter ATP-binding protein, which yields MNILELHGVTKQFGGLVAVSAVDLEVPQGSIFSIIGPNGAGKTTLFNCISGFYRPEAGRIIFDGVSLVGLRPDQIAALGIARTYQNIRLFGRMTAIENILVGQHSRLKSGLAGALFRLPRTRREEQEALDKAHQLLDFVGLSGYGDMFAHNLPYGQQRRLELARALASEPRLLLLDEPAAGMNPRETEELMAFIRRIRDELHLTILLIEHDMRVVMGISDIVAVLDFGEKICEGTPQEVRCNPRVIEAYLGKGVA from the coding sequence GTGAACATCCTGGAACTCCACGGCGTTACCAAACAATTCGGCGGCCTGGTAGCCGTCTCCGCGGTGGACCTGGAAGTGCCGCAGGGGAGCATCTTCAGCATTATCGGCCCCAACGGCGCCGGCAAAACCACCCTGTTCAACTGTATTTCCGGCTTTTACCGCCCGGAGGCCGGCCGCATCATCTTTGACGGCGTCTCACTGGTGGGCCTGCGCCCTGACCAGATCGCCGCGCTGGGGATCGCGCGCACCTATCAGAACATCCGGCTGTTCGGGCGCATGACCGCCATCGAGAACATCCTGGTGGGACAGCACTCGCGCCTGAAGAGCGGGCTGGCCGGCGCCCTCTTCCGCCTGCCGCGCACCCGCCGCGAGGAACAGGAGGCGCTGGATAAGGCCCATCAGCTCCTGGACTTCGTGGGGCTGAGCGGCTACGGCGACATGTTCGCCCACAACCTGCCCTACGGCCAACAGCGCCGGCTGGAACTGGCACGCGCCTTGGCCTCCGAGCCGCGCCTGCTCCTGCTGGATGAGCCGGCGGCCGGCATGAACCCGCGAGAAACGGAAGAGCTGATGGCGTTCATCCGCCGCATCCGCGATGAGCTTCATCTCACCATCCTGCTCATCGAGCACGATATGCGCGTCGTCATGGGCATCTCCGACATCGTCGCCGTGCTCGATTTCGGCGAGAAAATCTGCGAGGGCACCCCTCAGGAGGTGCGCTGTAACCCGCGCGTGATTGAAGCTTACCTTGGTAAGGGAGTCGCCTGA